In Gossypium raimondii isolate GPD5lz chromosome 12, ASM2569854v1, whole genome shotgun sequence, a single window of DNA contains:
- the LOC105762941 gene encoding SKP1-like protein 1B: MESTSKKVTLSSSDGRTFEVEEAVAFQSQTIKHLYETGCTGGFIPVPNVTGDILSMVLRYCEKHVDSDTAAGKESFYDNKLKRWDALFVKVDQSTLFDLILAADFMNINSLMDLTCKTVANMMKGKTSEEIRGTFNIKNDYTPEAEEMVRRENQWAFE, translated from the exons ATGGAATCAACTTCGAAGAAGGTAACTCTGAGCAGCTCCGACGGGCGGACTTTCGAGGTGGAGGAAGCGGTTGCATTCCAGTCTCAGACGATCAAACACTTGTACGAAACAGGTTGCACCGGCGGCTTCATACCTGTCCCTAACGTCACCGGCGACATCTTATCCATGGTTCTCCGATACTGCGAGAAGCACGTAGATTCGGATACCGCCGCTGGCAAGGAAAGCTTCTACGATAACAAACTCAAGCGCTGGGATGCTCTTTTTGTCAAGGTTGACCAAAGCACCCTCTTCGACCTCATCTTG GCGGCCGACTTTATGAATATAAATAGCTTGATGGACTTGACATGCAAAACTGTTGCCAACATGATGAAGGGGAAGACAAGTGAGGAGATTCGTGGTACCTTCAACATCAAGAACGATTACACCCCCGAGGCAGAAGAGATGGTTAGGAGGGAGAACCAATGGGCATTCGAATGA
- the LOC105762942 gene encoding uncharacterized protein LOC105762942 isoform X1, whose product MERFNHLIDSVIKGKNWEPLLLSRRCSTISQLFFADDLVLFCRADEKGVDCLNNILDTFCYYSGNRVSSQKTQVFFSRNVFYEVATNLCGNLGFNKVADLGKYLSISFFHNRVGVNIFQFALDKVRSRLNGCEARKFSLAGHLTLVKGRFLQV is encoded by the exons ATGGAACGATTCAACCATTTGATTGATTCTGTGATTAAAGGAAAGAATTGGGAGCCTCTTTTACTTTCTCGTCGATGTTCGACGATATCTCAACTGTTTTTTGCTGACGATCTTGTTCTCTTTTGCAGAGCCGATGAGAAAGGAGTGGATTGTCTCAATAATATCCTAGATACTTTTTGCTATTACTCTGGGAACCGAGTTAGTAGTCAAAAGACACAGGTTTTCTTTTCCCGCAATGTTTTTTATGAGGTTGCAACAAACTTATGTGGTAATCTTGGTTTTAACAAAGTAGCGGATTTGGGGAAGTATCTTAGCATTTCGTTCTTTCATAATAGAGTTGGTGTCAATATTTTTCAGTTCGCGTTGGATAAAGTTCGAAGTAGACTTAATGGTTGCGAGGCACGAAAATTTTCTCTAGCTGGTCATCTTACTCTCGTCAA GGGTCGATTTCTTCAGGTTTGA
- the LOC105762942 gene encoding uncharacterized protein LOC105762942 isoform X2, whose amino-acid sequence MERFNHLIDSVIKGKNWEPLLLSRRCSTISQLFFADDLVLFCRADEKGVDCLNNILDTFCYYSGNRVSSQKTQFALDKVRSRLNGCEARKFSLAGHLTLVKGRFLQV is encoded by the exons ATGGAACGATTCAACCATTTGATTGATTCTGTGATTAAAGGAAAGAATTGGGAGCCTCTTTTACTTTCTCGTCGATGTTCGACGATATCTCAACTGTTTTTTGCTGACGATCTTGTTCTCTTTTGCAGAGCCGATGAGAAAGGAGTGGATTGTCTCAATAATATCCTAGATACTTTTTGCTATTACTCTGGGAACCGAGTTAGTAGTCAAAAGACACAG TTCGCGTTGGATAAAGTTCGAAGTAGACTTAATGGTTGCGAGGCACGAAAATTTTCTCTAGCTGGTCATCTTACTCTCGTCAA GGGTCGATTTCTTCAGGTTTGA